From Vogesella sp. XCS3, the proteins below share one genomic window:
- a CDS encoding Ig-like domain-containing protein yields MMKPARRPTTVPSPVRSSLLVLEPRIMFDAAGGAELLDALLTQHVAEQAAEADHVTTLLAGAGGENELAAAPVQVVFVAPGLGELGGFAAGSEVVRLQAGSDPLQQMATYLQNRQGVAAIHILSHGQAGQLMLGDVTLTAANLSQYQAQLSTLGQSLSPGGDILLYGCSIGAGADGQALIQRLASFTGADIAASNDATGAASLGGDWVLESKQGEVNTDALALAYDALLARPVTGTTDFITSNGNSYNPSGNVINTGNLQGWDFTLQLASSSNGNQVVIVGDPGTVNKILVNGYSDGTLLISYMAVKSNDNSRFTLGSIAVALSGHSGSGSGGNVQLVGYVGATAVNGAILTQYVTDTLVDNSSVVTFDVTANSAFRGIDSFRVMADGGYTINYMISIGQINANFNAPTLTSSGGASAFSAGSGAAVVVDSGITLTDSDSGTQASATVSITGNFQSAEDVLAFSNTNSTTYGNIAASYNSGTGVLTLTSSGGSATLAQWQAALRAVTYQDSALSPNTGGRTISFAINDGTNSSAVVTKTVTLTANAAPVLSNLAGDSTTFTEKGSAVLLDTGSAVSISDGDTSNFNGGSLTVSITANGQSGQDVLGISTGGTVSLSSGTSVGSTVSVGGVAVGVIAANGDGSGGHNLIVTLNSNATAARMSTLVAALTYQNSSTTDPVTATRTINISLNDGRGGTGSSNVSVALAAVNDAPTGTATGSTPTLSAGGAAVSLFASASFSTVESSQSISQLVFTVTGLADGSSEILAIDGSNVALTHGNSVTTVGNGVSVSVSVSGSTATVTLVSGAGLSTSTIAGIVNGMTYRDSSASPTAGNRVITLGSIKDNGGTANGGADTSIVSLAATVNVLAAGPSIGLSGGSAAFVSGDNTSSTPIAVDSAITVADPASPTIASGTVAITGNFQSGQDVLAYTNNGSTMGNITGSYNAATGVLTLTSSGATATLAQWQAALRAVTYTSTAISPNTATRTISLQINDGSNSSTVVTRSISVTATAQTPILTASAGSAAFTAADNAASTPVVVDSGLTVADLDSSAFSSAQVSISGNFQSAQDSLAFSNTSASAFGNISASYNAATGVLTLSSSGATATLAQWRAALQAVTYGNSAVTPNTATRTISFTLNDGSKTSAAVTRTVTVAATDQTPVVTASGGSAAFVSGDNTASTAVAIDAGLVLSDLDSTTLSTARVSIAANFQSAEDVLAFSNTNATTYGNIAASYNSATGVLTLTSSGATATLAQWQAALRAVTYTDTAITPVTASRTVSVVVSDGSKDSAQVTRTITLTAIAQTPVVTGSGGSASFVLGGGAIVVDSGVTLSDRDSATLASATVSVSGSFQAGEDVLAFSNTNSSTFGNISASYNAGTGVLTLTSAGASATLAQWQAALRAVSYTDTAITPNTTNRTISFSVNDGAVSSSIATRSVTMQLPTPTIAGLTTATDTGSSNSDGQTSNATPTVTGSAQAGSTVTVYIDGNAAGTTTASGLGAWSFNIPSALASGSHAITVRAAVGSVNSAQSSAYSVTIDTTAPTAPAISGLSAGSDSGSSASDGITNQTTPTVQGSAEAGSTVTIYVDGNAVGTATANGSGAWSYTLPSALGSGSHSLRATSTDSSGNVSAQSSAYSVTIDTTAPSAPAISGLSAGSDSGSSASDGITNQTTPTVQGSAEAGSTVTIYVDGNAVGTATANGSGAWSYTLPTALGSGSHSLRATSTDSSGNVSAQSSAYSVTIDTTAPSAPAISGLSAGSDSGSSASDGITNQTTPTVQGSAEAGSTVTIYVDGNAVGTATANGSGAWSYTLPTALGSGSHSLRATSTDSSGNVSAQSSAYSVTIDTTAPSAPAISGLSAGSDSGSSASDGITNQTTPTVQGSAEAGSTVTIYVDGNAVGTATANGSGAWSYTLPTALGSGSHSLRATSTDSSGNVSAQSSAYSVTIDTTAPSAPAISGLSAGSDSGSSASDGITNQTTPTVQGSAEAGSTVTIYVDGNAVGTATANGSGAWSYTLPTALSSGSHSLRATSTDSSGNVSAQSSAYSVTIDTTAPSAPAISGLSAGSDSGSSASDGITNQTTPTVQGSAEAGSTVTIYVDGNAVGTATANGSGAWSYTLPTALGSGSHSLRATSTDSSGNVSAQSSAYSVTIDTTAPSAPAISGLSAGSDSGSSASDGITNQTTPTVQGSAEAGSTVTIYVDGNAVGTATANGSGAWSYTLPTALGSGSHSLRATSTDSSGNVSAQSSAYSVTIDTTAPSAPAISGLSAGSDSGSSASDGITNQTTPTVQGSAEAGSTVTIYVDGNAVGTATANGSGAWSYTLPTALGSGSHSLRATSTDSSGNVSAQSSAYSVTIDTTAPSAPAISGLSAGSDSGSSASDGITNQTTPTVQGSAEAGSTVTIYVDGNAVGTATANGSGAWSYTLPTALGSGSHSLRATSTDSSGNVSAQSSAYSVTIDTTAPSAPAISGLSAGSDSGSSASDGITNQTTPTVQGSAEAGSTVTIYVDGNAVGTATANGSGAWSYTLPTALGSGSHSLRATSTDSSGNVSAQSSAYSVTIDTTAPSAPAISGLSAGSDSGSSASDGITNQTTPTVQGSAEAGSTVTIYVDGNAVGTATANGSGAWSYTLPTALGSGSHSLRATSTDSSGNVSAQSSAYSVTIDTTAPTAPAISGLSAGSDSGSSASDGITNQTTPTVQGSAEAGSTVTIYVDGNAVGTATANGSGAWSYTLPTALGSGSHSLRATSTDSSGNVSAQSSAYSVTIDTTAPSAPAISGLSAGSDSGSSASDGITNQTTPTVQGSAEAGSTVTIYVDGNAVGTATANGSGAWSYTLPTALSSGSHSLRATSTDSSGNVSAQSSAYSVTIDTTAPTATVVLLDANPSSNSALRYQIIFAEEVEDIPLSAFSLAGEASGVLAGVQRLDGKTYLVSVANAAGSGDLLLRIDGNSVRDKAGNAVAGTVSGRYTLLPVVVAPDDLPPVVSSDPAPVQESVASSQTVVLASVSDSDAASRASLPLYGSEALGLPQTLVASTGVQVIAVEVNERQAQAIEVRIAQVTQSIALQQSFSFTLPQGTFSVRSGSSLSLEARQSNGQPLPAWVRFDPVSGQFSGQLPAGFTRPLDIVVTVRDSQGNQGVARIKLDPGGNGNTGEAPAQRSATSPVSRARPDAAPDGKPALVEQLAQQGSKGFGQAVNALLHAAAKVVTREG; encoded by the coding sequence ATGATGAAACCTGCCCGTCGCCCCACCACCGTGCCTTCGCCTGTACGGTCTTCTTTGCTGGTTCTGGAGCCGCGCATCATGTTTGATGCTGCGGGAGGCGCAGAGCTGCTGGACGCGCTGCTGACGCAGCATGTAGCCGAACAAGCCGCAGAGGCTGACCACGTAACTACCCTGTTAGCCGGGGCGGGCGGGGAGAACGAGTTGGCCGCAGCGCCGGTACAGGTGGTGTTTGTGGCGCCAGGTCTGGGCGAGCTGGGTGGTTTTGCGGCGGGTAGCGAGGTGGTTCGCTTGCAAGCCGGTAGCGACCCGCTGCAGCAAATGGCCACGTATCTGCAAAATCGGCAGGGTGTCGCGGCCATTCATATCTTGTCTCACGGCCAAGCAGGCCAGCTGATGCTGGGCGACGTGACACTGACTGCGGCCAACCTGTCGCAGTATCAGGCGCAGCTGTCTACCCTGGGGCAAAGCTTGTCGCCTGGCGGCGATATTCTGCTGTACGGCTGCAGCATTGGCGCCGGCGCTGATGGCCAGGCCTTGATCCAGCGCCTGGCCAGCTTTACCGGTGCCGATATCGCGGCTTCAAACGATGCCACCGGCGCGGCGTCACTGGGGGGGGACTGGGTGCTGGAAAGCAAGCAGGGCGAAGTGAATACCGATGCGCTGGCGCTGGCTTACGATGCGCTGTTAGCCCGGCCAGTAACAGGTACGACCGATTTCATCACCTCAAATGGCAATAGTTATAACCCGTCAGGTAATGTTATTAATACTGGCAACCTGCAGGGCTGGGATTTTACTCTGCAATTGGCTTCCTCCAGTAATGGTAATCAAGTAGTTATCGTGGGTGATCCTGGTACGGTTAACAAGATACTGGTGAATGGCTATAGCGACGGCACTCTGCTTATTTCATACATGGCGGTGAAATCTAATGATAATAGCCGCTTTACCTTGGGTAGCATCGCAGTAGCGCTGTCTGGTCATAGTGGTTCGGGCAGTGGTGGTAACGTGCAATTGGTAGGGTATGTTGGTGCTACAGCAGTAAACGGTGCAATTCTGACCCAGTATGTGACAGATACACTCGTCGATAACAGCAGCGTTGTTACGTTTGATGTAACGGCTAATTCGGCCTTTCGCGGTATTGATTCATTCCGCGTCATGGCTGATGGTGGTTATACTATTAACTACATGATTAGTATTGGCCAGATCAATGCTAATTTTAATGCACCAACCTTGACCAGCTCGGGCGGTGCCAGCGCATTTAGTGCCGGTTCCGGTGCAGCGGTGGTAGTGGATAGCGGTATCACGCTTACTGACTCGGACAGTGGTACCCAGGCCAGTGCCACGGTGTCCATTACCGGCAACTTCCAGAGCGCCGAGGATGTACTGGCGTTCAGTAATACCAATAGCACGACCTACGGCAATATTGCCGCCAGCTATAACAGTGGCACCGGGGTGCTCACCCTTACCTCCAGTGGCGGCAGCGCGACGCTGGCGCAATGGCAGGCGGCGCTACGGGCGGTAACGTATCAGGACAGCGCCCTGAGCCCCAATACCGGCGGCCGTACCATCAGCTTTGCGATTAATGATGGTACTAACAGCAGCGCCGTGGTGACAAAAACCGTCACGCTTACGGCCAATGCCGCGCCTGTGCTGAGCAACCTGGCCGGGGATAGCACGACCTTTACCGAAAAGGGCAGTGCAGTGCTGCTGGATACCGGTAGCGCGGTCAGCATAAGCGATGGTGATACCAGTAATTTCAACGGCGGCAGCCTGACGGTCAGCATCACGGCTAATGGCCAGAGCGGGCAGGATGTGCTGGGTATCAGTACCGGGGGGACGGTGTCGCTCAGCAGTGGTACCAGCGTGGGCAGTACGGTATCGGTAGGAGGTGTTGCCGTGGGCGTGATTGCGGCCAACGGTGACGGTAGCGGTGGCCATAATCTTATCGTCACGCTCAATAGCAACGCCACGGCAGCACGCATGTCCACGCTGGTGGCGGCACTGACTTACCAGAACAGCAGCACCACCGACCCGGTTACGGCAACGCGAACCATCAATATCAGCCTGAACGACGGCCGTGGGGGGACGGGTTCCAGTAATGTCAGCGTGGCACTGGCTGCGGTGAATGATGCGCCCACAGGCACCGCCACTGGCAGCACCCCTACCTTGAGTGCTGGCGGGGCTGCCGTATCGCTGTTTGCTAGTGCCAGTTTTTCCACGGTTGAATCATCGCAGAGTATCAGCCAGCTGGTTTTCACTGTAACGGGCCTGGCAGATGGCAGCAGTGAAATTCTGGCTATTGATGGCAGCAATGTGGCACTGACCCATGGTAACAGTGTGACCACTGTCGGTAACGGGGTGAGCGTTAGCGTATCGGTGTCGGGTAGTACCGCGACAGTCACGCTGGTGAGCGGGGCGGGTTTGTCTACCAGCACAATCGCCGGCATCGTCAACGGCATGACCTACCGCGACAGTAGTGCCAGCCCCACGGCGGGTAACCGCGTTATCACCCTGGGCAGCATCAAGGACAATGGCGGCACGGCCAATGGCGGGGCAGACACAAGTATCGTGTCGCTGGCTGCTACCGTGAATGTGCTCGCGGCCGGGCCGTCGATTGGCCTGAGCGGTGGTAGCGCGGCATTTGTTTCGGGTGACAATACCAGCTCCACACCAATTGCTGTCGATAGCGCCATCACGGTGGCCGACCCCGCCAGCCCGACGATCGCCAGTGGTACCGTCGCCATCACCGGTAACTTCCAGAGTGGCCAGGATGTCTTGGCGTATACCAATAATGGCAGCACCATGGGCAATATCACGGGTAGCTACAACGCGGCGACCGGTGTACTGACCCTGACATCGAGTGGTGCTACCGCTACCCTGGCGCAGTGGCAGGCCGCTTTGCGGGCGGTAACCTATACCAGCACCGCGATTTCCCCCAATACAGCCACGCGCACCATCAGCCTGCAAATCAATGACGGCAGTAATAGCAGTACGGTGGTTACTCGCAGCATCTCGGTAACTGCCACGGCACAGACGCCGATACTCACCGCCTCGGCTGGCAGTGCGGCCTTTACAGCTGCTGACAATGCAGCCTCTACGCCAGTGGTGGTCGATAGTGGCCTGACGGTAGCCGACCTGGACAGTAGTGCTTTCAGCAGTGCGCAAGTCAGTATCAGCGGGAACTTCCAGAGTGCGCAGGATAGTTTGGCCTTCAGTAATACCAGTGCGTCGGCCTTTGGCAACATCAGCGCCAGTTATAACGCTGCTACAGGTGTACTGACGCTGAGCTCCAGTGGTGCTACCGCTACGCTGGCGCAGTGGCGTGCAGCCTTGCAGGCCGTGACTTATGGCAATAGTGCCGTCACCCCCAATACGGCTACGCGTACCATCAGCTTTACCCTAAACGACGGTAGCAAAACCAGTGCGGCAGTGACCCGCACTGTAACGGTAGCCGCCACCGACCAGACCCCCGTTGTTACTGCCAGTGGTGGCAGTGCCGCGTTTGTGTCTGGCGATAATACGGCCTCCACAGCGGTAGCCATCGATGCTGGGCTGGTGTTGAGTGACCTGGATTCCACCACGCTATCTACGGCCAGGGTAAGCATTGCGGCCAACTTCCAGAGTGCCGAAGATGTCCTGGCATTCAGTAATACCAATGCCACTACGTATGGCAATATCGCGGCAAGTTATAACAGTGCCACAGGTGTGCTAACGCTTACCTCTAGCGGGGCGACGGCTACTCTGGCGCAGTGGCAGGCAGCATTGCGCGCAGTCACGTATACCGATACCGCCATTACGCCGGTAACAGCCAGCCGCACCGTCAGCGTGGTGGTGAGTGACGGTAGCAAAGACAGCGCCCAGGTGACGCGAACCATCACGCTTACCGCAATAGCGCAAACACCTGTCGTGACCGGGTCTGGTGGCAGTGCCAGCTTCGTCTTGGGGGGGGGCGCAATTGTGGTGGATAGTGGCGTGACCTTATCCGACCGCGATAGTGCTACATTGGCCAGCGCAACCGTTTCGGTAAGCGGCAGCTTTCAGGCCGGCGAGGATGTACTGGCCTTTTCGAACACCAATAGCAGCACTTTTGGCAATATCAGCGCCAGCTACAATGCTGGCACCGGTGTGCTCACGCTGACCTCTGCCGGTGCTAGCGCAACCCTGGCGCAATGGCAGGCTGCTTTGCGTGCCGTCAGTTATACCGACACAGCCATTACCCCCAATACGACCAATCGCACCATCAGCTTTAGCGTCAACGATGGTGCTGTCAGCAGTAGTATTGCTACGCGCTCCGTCACCATGCAGCTGCCTACGCCTACCATTGCGGGTTTGACGACAGCTACCGATACGGGATCTAGCAATAGCGATGGCCAGACCAGCAACGCTACGCCAACGGTAACCGGCAGTGCGCAAGCAGGCAGTACTGTCACCGTTTATATCGATGGCAACGCCGCAGGTACGACAACTGCCAGCGGGCTGGGGGCGTGGAGCTTCAATATCCCTTCAGCGCTAGCCAGCGGTAGCCACGCCATTACGGTGCGGGCAGCCGTTGGCAGTGTCAACAGCGCCCAATCCAGCGCCTACAGCGTCACCATCGACACCACCGCGCCGACCGCCCCGGCCATCAGCGGCCTGAGTGCCGGTAGCGACAGCGGCAGCAGCGCCAGTGACGGCATCACCAACCAGACCACCCCTACCGTGCAAGGCAGCGCCGAGGCCGGTAGCACGGTGACTATCTACGTGGATGGCAACGCCGTTGGCACCGCCACGGCCAACGGTAGCGGGGCGTGGAGCTACACGCTGCCTAGCGCACTGGGTAGCGGCAGCCACAGCCTGCGTGCCACCAGCACCGACAGCAGCGGCAACGTCAGCGCCCAATCCAGCGCCTACAGCGTCACCATCGACACCACCGCGCCGAGCGCACCGGCCATCAGCGGCCTGAGTGCCGGTAGCGACAGCGGCAGTAGCGCCAGCGACGGCATCACCAACCAGACCACCCCCACCGTGCAAGGCAGCGCCGAAGCGGGTAGCACCGTCACGATCTACGTGGATGGCAACGCCGTCGGTACCGCCACGGCCAACGGTAGCGGGGCGTGGAGCTACACGCTGCCTACCGCACTGGGTAGCGGCAGCCACAGCCTGCGCGCCACCAGCACCGACAGCAGCGGCAACGTCAGCGCCCAATCCAGCGCCTACAGCGTCACCATCGACACCACCGCGCCGAGCGCACCGGCCATCAGCGGCCTGAGTGCCGGTAGCGACAGCGGCAGTAGCGCCAGTGACGGCATCACCAACCAGACCACCCCCACTGTGCAAGGCAGCGCCGAGGCCGGTAGCACGGTGACTATCTACGTGGATGGCAACGCCGTCGGTACCGCCACGGCCAACGGTAGCGGGGCGTGGAGCTACACGCTGCCTACCGCACTGGGTAGCGGCAGCCACAGCCTGCGCGCCACCAGCACCGACAGCAGCGGCAACGTCAGCGCCCAATCCAGCGCCTACAGCGTCACCATCGACACCACTGCGCCGAGCGCACCGGCCATCAGCGGCCTGAGTGCCGGTAGCGACAGCGGCAGTAGCGCCAGCGACGGCATCACCAACCAGACCACCCCCACCGTGCAAGGCAGCGCCGAGGCCGGTAGCACGGTGACTATCTACGTGGATGGCAACGCCGTCGGTACCGCCACGGCCAACGGTAGCGGGGCGTGGAGCTACACGCTGCCTACCGCACTGGGTAGCGGCAGCCACAGCCTGCGCGCCACCAGCACCGACAGCAGCGGCAACGTCAGCGCCCAATCCAGCGCCTACAGCGTCACCATCGACACCACCGCGCCGAGCGCACCGGCCATCAGCGGCCTGAGTGCCGGTAGCGACAGCGGCAGTAGCGCCAGCGACGGCATCACCAACCAGACCACCCCCACCGTGCAAGGCAGCGCCGAAGCGGGTAGCACCGTCACGATCTACGTGGATGGCAATGCCGTCGGTACCGCCACGGCCAACGGTAGCGGGGCCTGGAGCTACACGCTGCCTACGGCGCTGAGTAGCGGCAGCCACAGCCTGCGCGCCACCAGCACCGACAGCAGCGGCAACGTCAGCGCCCAATCCAGCGCCTACAGCGTCACCATCGACACCACCGCGCCGAGCGCACCGGCCATCAGCGGCCTGAGTGCCGGTAGCGACAGCGGCAGTAGCGCCAGCGACGGCATCACCAACCAGACCACCCCCACCGTGCAAGGCAGCGCCGAAGCGGGTAGCACCGTCACGATCTACGTGGATGGCAACGCCGTCGGTACCGCCACGGCCAACGGTAGCGGGGCGTGGAGCTACACGCTGCCTACCGCACTGGGTAGCGGCAGCCACAGCCTGCGCGCCACCAGCACCGACAGCAGCGGCAACGTCAGCGCCCAATCCAGCGCCTACAGCGTCACCATCGACACCACCGCGCCGAGCGCACCGGCCATCAGCGGCCTGAGTGCCGGTAGCGACAGCGGCAGTAGCGCCAGTGACGGCATCACCAACCAGACCACCCCCACTGTGCAAGGCAGCGCCGAGGCCGGTAGCACGGTGACTATCTACGTGGATGGCAACGCCGTCGGTACCGCCACGGCCAACGGTAGCGGGGCGTGGAGCTACACGCTGCCTACCGCACTGGGTAGCGGCAGCCACAGCCTGCGCGCCACCAGCACCGACAGCAGCGGCAACGTCAGCGCCCAATCCAGCGCCTACAGCGTCACCATCGACACCACTGCGCCGAGCGCACCGGCCATCAGCGGCCTGAGTGCCGGTAGCGACAGCGGCAGTAGCGCCAGCGACGGCATCACCAACCAGACCACCCCCACCGTGCAAGGCAGCGCCGAGGCCGGTAGCACGGTGACTATCTACGTGGATGGCAACGCCGTCGGTACCGCCACGGCCAACGGTAGCGGGGCGTGGAGCTACACGCTGCCTACCGCACTGGGTAGCGGCAGCCACAGCCTGCGCGCCACCAGCACCGACAGCAGCGGCAACGTCAGCGCCCAATCCAGCGCCTACAGCGTCACCATCGACACCACCGCGCCGAGCGCACCGGCCATCAGCGGCCTGAGTGCCGGTAGCGACAGCGGCAGTAGCGCCAGCGACGGCATCACCAACCAGACCACCCCTACCGTGCAAGGCAGCGCCGAGGCCGGTAGCACGGTGACTATCTACGTGGATGGCAACGCCGTTGGCACCGCCACGGCCAACGGTAGCGGGGCGTGGAGCTACACGCTGCCTACCGCACTGGGTAGCGGCAGCCACAGCCTGCGCGCCACCAGCACCGACAGCAGCGGCAACGTCAGCGCCCAATCCAGCGCCTACAGCGTCACCATCGACACCACTGCGCCGAGCGCACCGGCCATCAGCGGCCTGAGTGCCGGTAGCGACAGCGGCAGCAGCGCCAGTGACGGCATCACCAACCAGACCACCCCCACCGTGCAAGGCAGCGCCGAAGCGGGTAGCACCGTCACGATCTACGTGGATGGCAATGCCGTCGGTACCGCCACGGCCAACGGTAGCGGGGCCTGGAGCTACACGCTGCCTACCGCACTGGGTAGCGGCAGCCACAGCCTGCGCGCCACCAGCACCGACAGCAGCGGCAACGTCAGCGCCCAATCCAGCGCCTACAGCGTCACCATCGACACCACTGCGCCGAGCGCCCCGGCCATCAGCGGCCTGAGTGCCGGTAGCGACAGCGGCAGTAGCGCCAGTGACGGCATCACCAACCAGACCACCCCCACCGTGCAAGGTAGTGCCGAGGCCGGTAGCACGGTGACTATCTACGTGGATGGCAACGCCGTCGGCACCGCCACGGCCAACGGTAGCGGGGCGTGGAGCTACACGCTGCCTACCGCACTGGGTAGCGGCAGCCATAGCCTGCGCGCCACCAGCACCGACAGCAGCGGCAACGTCAGCGCCCAATCCAGCGCCTACAGCGTCACCATCGACACCACCGCGCCGACCGCACCGGCCATCAGCGGCCTGAGTGCCGGTAGCGACAGCGGCAGTAGCGCCAGTGACGGCATCACCAACCAGACCACCCCCACCGTGCAAGGCAGCGCCGAGGCCGGTAGCACGGTGACTATCTACGTGGATGGCAACGCCGTCGGTACCGCCACGGCCAACGGTAGCGGGGCGTGGAGCTACACGCTGCCTACCGCACTGGGTAGCGGCAGCCATAGCCTGCGCGCCACCAGCACCGACAGCAGCGGCAACGTCAGCGCCCAATCCAGCGCCTACAGCGTCACCATCGACACCACCGCGCCGAGCGCACCGGCCATCAGCGGCCTGAGTGCCGGTAGCGACAGCGGCAGTAGCGCCAGCGACGGCATCACCAACCAGACCACCCCCACCGTGCAAGGCAGCGCCGAAGCGGGTAGCACCGTCACGATCTACGTGGATGGCAATGCCGTCGGTACCGCTACGGCCAACGGTAGCGGGGCCTGGAGCTACACGCTGCCTACGGCGCTGAGTAGCGGCAGCCACAGCCTGCGCGCCACCAGCACCGACAGCAGCGGCAACGTCAGCGCCCAATCCAGCGCCTACAGCGTCACCATCGACACCACCGCGCCGACCGCAACGGTGGTCTTGCTGGATGCCAACCCGAGCAGCAATAGCGCGTTGCGCTACCAAATCATTTTCGCCGAGGAGGTAGAGGACATTCCTTTATCCGCGTTTAGCCTGGCCGGGGAAGCCAGCGGCGTATTGGCAGGGGTGCAGCGGCTGGATGGCAAAACCTATCTGGTGTCGGTAGCGAATGCTGCAGGTAGCGGTGATTTGTTGCTTCGTATCGATGGCAACAGCGTGCGGGACAAGGCAGGCAATGCGGTAGCCGGAACGGTAAGCGGGCGTTACACCCTGCTACCTGTGGTGGTTGCACCTGACGACTTGCCCCCGGTGGTCAGCAGTGACCCTGCGCCAGTACAGGAAAGCGTGGCCAGTAGCCAGACAGTGGTGCTTGCCAGCGTGAGTGACAGTGATGCTGCTAGCCGGGCCAGTTTGCCGCTTTACGGTAGCGAGGCGCTGGGCCTGCCCCAGACCCTGGTAGCCAGTACCGGTGTGCAGGTGATTGCGGTAGAGGTCAACGAAAGGCAGGCGCAGGCCATAGAAGTGCGTATTGCACAGGTGACGCAGTCGATAGCCCTGCAGCAAAGCTTCAGTTTCACTTTGCCACAGGGTACGTTCAGCGTTCGTAGCGGCAGCAGTCTGTCGCTGGAAGCACGGCAAAGCAACGGCCAGCCGCTGCCGGCATGGGTCCGTTTTGACCCTGTCAGTGGCCAGTTCTCCGGCCAGCTGCCAGCCGGGTTTACCCGGCCGCTGGATATCGTGGTGACGGTTCGCGACAGCCAGGGCAACCAGGGGGTTGCTCGCATCAAGCTGGACCCGGGGGGGAATGGCAATACCGGTGAAGCTCCTGCCCAGCGCAGCGCGACCAGCCCGGTGTCACGCGCGCGGCCTGATGCGGCGCCGGATGGCAAGCCGGCACTGGTCGAACAGCTGGCACAGCAAGGCAGTAAAGGATTTGGCCAGGCAGTCAATGCGCTGTTGCACGCCGCAGCCAAGGTGGTGACTCGTGAAGGGTAA